TGGTACCTAGAAAATcgtatttaacaaataaaaattgtggTATAATATAGCAATTATGCTAGTAGGACATGGTAGGTgatattatattagaatatttttttaaaggaaacACCTCTTTTTTGTCATTCTGTTTGAGAATAGTACAGTATTTTGTTTCCATACATGAAATGTATGAACCACGTTAAATAAGACAACATTAAGGTAAatcatatacatttattttatgattataataaagattCAACAATGACCAATAGTTTTACCAcctgcaaattatattatttttataaactgatTATTAAACTACTATACCAGCATTGGTAGcagttcaatttatttatacatagaaATACAgtagtttataattatgttcGCCAAAACTGATACATACCGTCGCTCCCTCCATGACTGTAATTCACGCACTATGACTAATTAACTACTATTCTATAAACAATTCGATGTTATAATACCATCATAAgactgttattaaataaatacaccacAATAtcggttaaaattataataaaatatgcatcGTTGTGAAATTACGAATTACGCTTGTATTTTTAGGAATGACAATTGACAGCAGGTATAATGACAATTGACAATCAATCAATATTGACAAAGATTGAATGATAGGATTTTGAACGAATTGATTTATTGTACCTAATTCGAATGAATTTATAGCTGTATTGTATCgttccatattttttaaaatggcaaTTCACAAGCCTGCATGCAGGATGACGAACGCAGATGCCTGCCTGCCTTCTAATTCTAATTTCTTGATTGGTTATATCGCTTTTACGACAATTCTACCAATATCAAGCTTGCaaagcaggggccttattctctatcccgcacgttattttgacagtgcgtaacaagcacgtaacacaacgcatcatgtttaggactatagaaatttggcttacagaataccattccacgcacatttctcgaagataacattcGTTACGCGTTTAcgctatcatacagaataagggcccagaaggCACATGagctatgtatataaaaaaatgcctttGGCCGGgtgaatatgaaaacaaaaatttctTTTACGATCTGTCCgtcttcaattaaaatatttttacttttatcctTGGCATTATATGTCATACTCATTAGTCATTTGTCAAAACAAGAATTTTGGTTACGACCAATcataacaaattgtaattgGAAGAATTTTGATTTctggtatttattgttttgtatgtcctattattactcgacattggcgAAATTACCGATAGATAACCGGGCGAtgctaaaatatataagaagaaagaaaacaagcatttggaatttttaaaattgtaagcAGGATACGAACCTAAATATGAAACTACACTCAAAACATACTAAATAGAATGAAGAAAGTAAATAGCAAAATACCAGGTATTCTACCACCACCACCCAAAACCGAAGTCGATGGGAAAATTACGGATTTGTCATCTAAAAGTTTATCCGAACTTCACGAACTTAAAGAGAGACAGGTTAAGttgttgaataacaaatattttatatcaaaacttCCTGACAAAGGTTCTAAAATACAGACTTTCCATGACAAAATTGTAAATGAGATTAAAGCTAAACAGGAGGAGCTTGATACTTGTCACatgttcaataaattaaatctgaatGATGTTGACAAACAAATGGTACAAGAAGTGGAATGGACAGGGAAATTAGAGAAGAACAATAACACCGTTTTGGATTCCGATGACGATAGTGAACCAGAAGATATCCTTCATTTATTAAGTCAAAATACTGCAAAAGAGAAAAAACTTAAAGTGGTAAAGCCTGATAAACCGTTAGTGAGTCCCGAGGATCTTATAAAAATTGGTGAGCTCCCCCATGTAAAATACATAGTTGATAAAACagaacacaatccaacaccaaAAGTAACTGGCCAGTTCAAACCATATAAAACCACAAAGAGTGATGTCCACAATccagaaaaagaaataaatagaatCAGAAGTAAAAAATGGGAAGTAACAGCAGCTACACCACCCCCAATCGTCCATGGACCAGCAAAGGTGCTCTCAATAGAGGATAGTTTAAAATTGCAACaagattataatttaaggttaaaagaaataaatgcaCAGCATGCTGCGGAGAAGCTTACGGCATTGGAAGGTATCAAAATGGAGAAGCTTCCAGAAGATACTTCTAAGTTTGGCACATACCGGGAAGCTGATAGTGATGATTCTGAAGCAGACCCTGAGGGTAGTGACTTGGATGTCCATGATGAGGAGCCAGAAAGAGGCGGTGTTGTTTTTACtgtcatgaaataaataattcaaagctTGGATATTACACATGAATTCCTTGTTTATTTGGCCAGGTACTAGTGGCAAAAAAAGTGTGAactaatgataaaattaatttaaatttgtttgtgattttttcAACACTGATGAAATGGAATAATTGATGTGCAattattattacagaaaaaaatggggatgattttaattttttcatgaGATAAACCAAATGTGCAAATTTTACTGTAACTTTTAGTTATGATAGTCTACATGATTTGGCTAAATGACCAAAATCTCAATCAAAATCATGCTATATTGTGAACccaagtaatatttatttatacaatgtgttgcaccaatattttaaatagaaattaataaggaaaaatatttgtaattagaaATATGTACTGttgatatgtatgtataataatatataagtaataatatcattagTAAGAACTTATATTCAAGTAACTAAATGagacaatacaatatttttttggactTGGAGTTGTCTATTTATACAACCTTATTATCATATTCTTGTACAGCCAACATAAaagacattaaatttatttatttatttttattaaattaagacgcaacagattacaatcaaaaactatagcaaattataaaatatacaaacatgaaAACTATAATGTATTcctaaatttttaaatacaaataaatgaaacctatgatgtaaaatatttagcaTATGCCACCGAAATTGGCTGGAGCAATACCGGGATGTGAAAAGATCcacaaaatagaaaataaattgaataagtgTAGGCACTTCATGCCTTTCCGCGGCCGTACTTTATGTAAACGTTAAAAATTATAGGGGAAGGCAAGTCTACCTgacctaatatatattttaatttcatttaaccCACCTATCACCACACACCCTAAACAGAAGTTTTGTAATATCGAATGAATATCACCTAACTGAATTCGTGACCTTTGTTTTCTCATCCACCATACCTCATATGCCATATAGCGTCGCGCTGCGCCGCTCCGTTgtgttaataatttacttatatttagtttccatattaaatttagttacatacattaattaaacaatcgTTATTTGCTGACGGTACTTGTCTGTGAATCCCAAAACATGCGCACACGCTGCGAGAAACATATTAAACTTGCCTTCCACGACCGCCGCTCTCAGTAAGCGCGCAGACGGGTCGCGACGTACTCGTTCGGCGTCACAAAGAACTTTTCAACTGGCAACGTGCAAATCGAGTTTATCGAACAGTCAATTGCACGTCACTGTTTATCGATTGTGCACGCGTACATAAATATTAagcgtaacaaaatatttaatattgatttatttttgtgaaaatggCACCTATTTCTAACACAGTGGTGGGAATCGACGACGATCAGCGCTTTGCATTGATGAAGGTGCGTACGTATATTCAATTAAACTAGGTAGCGAGGTGTTCGTTTATTTACTTCTGGCATTGTGTACCGTTAGCCTGTGCTAGTTCTGGGTGGAATTTAACACTAAACAAAGTTTGGTGTGATCAATACTATTTTTGAaactataaataagtaaaataaaaataaatttcaattcagCTAGTCGGACAAAACAGTtgaaacagaaaagaaattttCTCTTTTGGGGATTGATTAAAAACGTACCTATTAGATAACACCAAAACGCGTATTGACAGAGATATGTTATCGctaaaatgtaattaagtatttagtTGTTAATCtgataattaaagtttaatcaAAAAGTTTGCCGTGCGATGCATTTCAAACAAAGCAGCTCTTTATAATTCCTGCCATATAAGTATACCATTGTGAACTGTGAAActggttaattataataacaatataaatttatgcgtcaaaaataaaatgcgcATAAAATATAAGATGGATTTTATACATGGGGCAATAAGAGAAGATAACTATAGTAACTAAATAACTACTTACACGAAACTTGCATACAAGACTGTCACCATCAAaaagtttttagaaaatattaacagattttgaaaaaatacacTTACGGTCGGAAAGAAAATTTGTACTAAtttacacaaaaacattttacttctaagcataacaaattttattttgatttgtacaTTTTTGTGCTCGATCCGAAGAATGCGATTAAGATCGTTATCTGTTGGTTTCGTAAATCGTTTCCTACTTTGTTTTTTACATCAATTTATATGTCATTATTGCCGCCGGACACCTTTATCTCCACTTATTCTCGAAATATCGAGTAACctacttattaatttacaagtaaTGTAAATAGCCATCGAAATTACAATAAGATCTTTGGCCAAGCGTGAAACTATTTAGTTCGAGGACTTCATATCTCAATGGAAACTGAGCTCCTTCAGtgtaaagaaatgtttttagACAGGTAGGTACACATTTAATTAACATACCGAAAAAGTGTACTAATTCAGGAATCCTAGTTGTTAGTAATAGCTAATACTATAATTACCTTATATTGCCACTAATTATAAAGCTAATTATATTATCAGATGGTGTCGTTTAGGGGGTGACTTACTCGCTTGTTTAATAAAAAGGAACCTTATAGCTTATAGCAATTTAGTTATCTATTTAAAagtatgctataaaaatatacttactttttcatgtaaataaaacagaacACACACAAATTCGTTCACTAATCTCAAAGTTAGGTGTAGATAGtagattcataaaaaaaaatacagactcCCGAATAGAAAACCTTCGCTTTTTTTGCAAGACGGTTAAAAGAACGTAACATCTCCCTGTACAACTATCGTTGTCTGAGTGGAAAGATTTTTAtcatatcattaatttaaataaataggtatacaatagacaattaaattaaatcgttAATTAATCGCCAAAATTTTAAGAAGAgcgtagtattattttttatccaataGCACTTTATTTCAGAAATTTACGTctataatgaaaatttagtacttatctatataacattatgttttaaagtACCTGTGTCTGTTAATATATgagtaattataaatgaaataaattattctattctACGCATGTTACGCACAGGGCATGTCTAATGAGCATCATTAAATCGACTCGTTAGAATAATAAACGGTGACGTCATTTAGGAAAGTTGACGATTCATTTTGTTCAATACATTTACAAATAGTTGGCCTTATTTATTGTAGCTGTCTATGTttttataaggaatatttttttaaaaaataggcTTGTGGAAGTACTCACACAATAGACAATAAAGTTCTAACAGAATCTTGTATACACATttctatagataaatatttattatgttcagcttataaatattacaagtattaaagtataaagaacTTTCGATAAAATCAaggaatgttttatttcaaggttttcaattaaatattttggtcAGACGTTAGTTGATTAGTTATTTAACCATTCAAAATTACGCAAAGGCCCTTTTGACACACTTTTCAAGAAACATTCTCGTTTAATCATTCACAATGGAGGCTCTGGTTTTTATAGCTACATTTCAAGTTCATTTAAATTCATGAATGGAATTAACAAATAGGCGCGCTAAGATATAAGTAGGAATAATCGTAGCGACATCAATATGACAATTTGACTAActtctgaataattttaaaggttCAGTCACTCTTTTTCACTAAGAAAACTTTTAAAGTTTAGTGAATATTGAAATGACTTAAACAGCCTTTAACaaaccattaaaaataatacttataataagtacttacataaaaataaacaccatatttctacaatgtgttatctttatttagattgttatttttttgttttctttaatatGGATATtgcttcattaatttcataatgaaaataccaCTAAAATTGGTGATTCCTTGCATCTCCacattttgatatttgaatgttttcaaaaagacctaaaagattttttttatcgaaactaTTAACTCGGCATGTGTCGGTCGTAATTCGTGCGCTGTAAATGTTAGGAATGAATGCGTAAGGCCGTTTGCTCGCGGGAGAGCCTCAAGTCTagtgttttttatgtttgttgtcTGTTCTGACCACAAACACGACTGCAATCGGCGTAATGAGCTTTCTAATTCTGACAGGTCTCCATTAAAGATAAGCCATTACCTGACTTAACTTACATCATTTACGTGTCGATGAACTAAACAGGTACctatatataatcataatattagccgtgtattatattgtgccactgctgggcacgggcctcctcaactactACACGccggtctagtgcggattggtagacttcacacacccacaaaattcttatagagaacttctcaggtatgcaggattcctcaccATGATTTCCTTCGCTGTTAAAGCCAGCgaataatttctaattaattaaaattcacaaagaatacacacatcattgtAGAAAAATcggaggtatgtgcccttgggatttgaacttgcgaacattcgtctcggcagtccgtgctacatccaactaagctatcgccgtttaataagatataagtaatatagaaaaaatgaagattgtttatttgaatatattaagaGAAATAAACAGTTTCCATTCTGCTGTTGCctaaagttatatatttcacAATTCAAATTGACACTCATGCATAGCATCGTGAGTATATTAGGCACGTGTTATTGCAACTTGGCTCTTACTAACCGCGTTCCGTTCGTTAtcgtaatgttttaaatattgggTTACCTGTCATAAGTTGTAAGGAATGTAGTTCGTACAGCCAAAGCTGTAACAAACTTCAGAGGTGGGACTATAACATTCATGGAAGGATATATATGGTTCACTGTTACAAggtctatgttatatttttgcacGAATTTAATGTTAAGTACGCATATATCGCATTATTATGTGTCtttatcagtaaaaaaatcaataatctcgaaagataaataaaggtgCAAACATGAAATATTGTCGTTCCTAACTTCTACCAACATgataatcttaaatattttttttccaacatcaataaaaatttaaacagtaCGTTGTAATACTGAGCCAGagatatacctagtcttgccataaatattgtaataaagaaaaaagaaaattgttaactgcaaataacatttattacttttacagtgtgtcagtttaatacataaatataaaacaattaaaaatataaaaagcttattcgaagtggtctccattggctgcaatacagtcctttaaacgatgaggccagttatcaatagaagcacgcactctttccatgggaaaattcttcactgccaatcgtatagattgttttagggactcaaattatcatggcgtttagagcaagctgtactctctaaaactgaccacaaatcataatccagcggattaagatcgggactagacgacggccagtcttcagctctgatgaagtccgaaacgttcgattccaaccaagactgcgtggaccgagctttatgacccggcgccgagtcttgctggaaggaccatacttggttattgaacatggtgatgttaaggggcttaactaccttctcaagaatggtatcttgatacacttgtgccgatgttttgatacctttttcacaaaaatatggctcagtcactccttcatagctaacaccccaccaaaccatcactgaagtcggataatgtccacgttgcactctgtcgactaattgggaagcttccttagagctttgagcataaatacggtcattttgtttgttaaaatgttgctcaattgtaaaaattttctcatccgtaaacaaaatttttctgtgacctccctttgcgtaccgcttcagtagttgtttcgattttaccaccctattcttctttaaattatcagttaagaaatggccagtgcgtctcttataggctgcaagtcctaagtcatcttttaaaatacgcgacatggttctaggtgctatcttcatttcccgagataaaatcttttgctttcggacaggatttcttcgaattctttcccttactgctttgaccacctttttcgtacgaacactacgtggacggccagatcttttctgtcacaaacagaggaggtctcattgtacctattaatagcccggtacacaaacattttactaataccaagtgtatggagagttttaaaaattgcatttggctccatacctactttgtgtaatgctatcacagcgattcggttctctttatcaccccacaccattttaatatcgcaaaatattttacaatgtattggcgccaaaatgagaaaacacaatgaacaatcgtataaaaatgacagattcgaaattcaaatgtaatatttttttataattaagtgtaacagtatttatggccagactaagtatgtAAATAACGAGCGATTCTTGGTCTACAGTCTATATAGTAAGTATATAGCTCAGATATATTAAGACGGAGCTATCAACTAAATACGTCTCAGGGGTTatctttattgaaaaatatatcgtaATCGTACCAcaatttgtcgaaatattttgttttacagaaAATAGTTAAAATTCTAGTCGTACTATTCGTAAAATTGTCTTTACTACggctgtacaatgtacatagcTAAAAAGTGTTGGTAATATATCTTACACTAATGTAGCATGCATGcaattattttactgtaaatGTACCtacgtttaaattaaaagttatgGTGTTAGATTTGCCGCTCATAAAGCAATCATGATTatgatgtaaattatatttacgatCTAAGGCACCGTTGATCTTATGTaacctttataaattattttatggtcttTCATAAGCTCTTAAATGATAGCATTTTGAGCAAAGAAAAAAGTTGTAACTTAGAAAACTTTTTTCGGGAACTGTAACCTTTTATATGTAGATATTTGGTTTGAGACATTATATAAGATTATATGAGATTTGAGACAACAAATAAAAGTtcaaactgttatatttaaatatgtctaCATGTTCTCAGCTTATAATCATTACATAAGCAACGACAATTATTAAGTCCATGTACTaactaatgttatttaattctatTCTACAAATTGCTGGTTTACGATTACAAGGACCTActtatgataattaatttttatgttggtaaaaatttgaaaacacgctttcttttttatttatcttttgggattattaaatattttacttaaaaagacATAGAATCGCGAGATATATAGaattcaatttgtgcaaaaaaaaatacatagaactTAATAATAGTGAGCCAACGAAATAACAGAGCAGGTTGCATTTAATTTGCGTCACACATGCCATTCCGATTTTAAGCGAACGTAATTTTTCCTAGTAATGACAATAGTTACATTAGAAACATACAAACGTAGAGATTGTTTATTGTTTGCGGTAATCTTTAGAAATACTGCTTCGATGAACAAAATTGACATTAACAGAGGCAGGCGAAATCGAGAACGAAACCTGCCTACTTATGaggatgtttttgttttgttagaaGTGACGTAGAAATTAAGTTgactataagtaattattatgcaGCTCTAGATAccaaaaattaatgaaaatttaaacttCATTCTATTCACGGCTGTTGATTTtctaattcattattatatgcAAAACCAAGTACTTAAATTATACTAATGTGTTTGAAAACTttcgtaaattaatatttattcgtaaataaaaaatgttaagctGCTTAGCAATTTTAAAACGCGGAACAAAAATAATCAGTGGCTCAGTTACCTAATGTCTACTAACTCTTAACTTATAACATAGTGTAGTGATGTCATAGTATAGGAAGTCCTTATAGTGTGGAGCTAATAAGGTTTGACGAACAAAACGTGATCATCCTATTCTGGacaagaattatttattaggcACATATGTAGAGCTTAACGCTATGACGTTTCAATAAATTGGaaaataaaccataaataaCACACATACATGACATTTCTAAATAAGTTGAAAGTGTAATTAAGACCCTCCCCCGAGCAGACGGTGATTTTGGTGCACGAATTgtggcgggaatatgcaaaggtTTAGgaataattacttaacaaaaaaattagattcttttttctattttaaaactactaaaatattctttatcaaATTGTCTGTTTAAAGGTGTTGTTtgcgaattaaaatgatgtttttAGCGGGAAATGCACGgatttaacatttttgtatcatttttattttaaaattgaagacACAacatccacattataaaaaaattatactaccaGTGTCAAGATaacatatagattttttttttctatatatttcaaaataatctaGTAgacagcttctaaaaatacagttagcgcgccgttttgtTAGGAGGGTCACCTAAGTCTGGGTTTTCAGTCTGTCTGACTCGGTGGAACAAAGGAGAGCTAATGACGCATAGAGTACTTTAAAACTCTTTAGGAAAGTTTGTTTAAGTAAACGCTCAACACAAATATTGCAGATGTTAGATTATTGCCAAAAACAAAAGACATTTGATCTATATGAAAAGATTATTGGATGTTATGTTTTAatacgttattaaatttaaaaagtaccCATTGCAGTCCgaacattttgaaataatgtACTTACCGAACGCCTGCAAAATTATTTGCATGCTTTTCATAttcatgataataatattatatttgttcaaTAACATATGGATACAGACTACACGTTGGCAAAATATAATCCAAGTTGCGTCGTGCATGGCCTACAAAATTGTCCATGCAATGGacaaatgcatttataataatatccattgTGATATCGGACGGAAGGAGCCATGCTATCACGAACTTTGTCATTTGAGTATGATTATGCAATCTACAGTAGATTGTACTAtcctgtatatttttaataacacatcTTTAAACGATTAGCAGAACTTAAGAGGGTAGATGATAAgtattttttggaaatatttatgtaaaataactgaaaataatattcaaaatccacgcaataaataagttataaagttttgtaatttaaagtagttgtcaaataatagtaaataatagcAAACTATGACGTCACAGAGTctcaaatattatctaaaattcaacatttgttttgtaattaaaaaccaTCAAATACCTAGAGTAAGAACCTATATTTTAgtctaatttcatttaaaagatgaacctatgttatatttaataataaatcggAAATCATAACTTTAGCTCTCGATAGTATCTGGTCAGCAATACTGGGCAATCACTAGAAATTTTAGATTTAcctaaacaaaataacagttaCCGTTCAACGCGCGTTACAACACTCAAGGTCATGGCGCCGCTACCTAAACGCAATCTCAATATTTGTTTGCGCAAACATTGCTTACTAAACACTTTCATACACATGTTGTCGCGAAAGGTCGCGAAATCATTGAAAGGCTGGCAACACCAAAGTGAGTATTTGCTGATGTATACATAGATATTGTGAGTATGTTCCTATATTTACGCAGATATTGTGAGTATCTTTCaccaaatataagtatattatattatgaatattgtccATAGATAGAATACTATATCGTCTATGTGTATTAAGTGAGTTTTGCACACTTTTCTGTTGAGAGTACCGCGTACAGAATATATCTTGCATGAGTGAGTGAGTGGTTTACTGTAGTACCAACATTCCCTGActataaagttacaatatggCCGAAAGTACAAATGCGCGCCATTTAAGTAGAACTTTTGAAGTTGTGTTTAACTAAAGatctaaacatataa
This genomic window from Manduca sexta isolate Smith_Timp_Sample1 chromosome 17, JHU_Msex_v1.0, whole genome shotgun sequence contains:
- the LOC115443089 gene encoding DNA-directed RNA polymerase II subunit GRINL1A, with protein sequence MKKVNSKIPGILPPPPKTEVDGKITDLSSKSLSELHELKERQVKLLNNKYFISKLPDKGSKIQTFHDKIVNEIKAKQEELDTCHMFNKLNLNDVDKQMVQEVEWTGKLEKNNNTVLDSDDDSEPEDILHLLSQNTAKEKKLKVVKPDKPLVSPEDLIKIGELPHVKYIVDKTEHNPTPKVTGQFKPYKTTKSDVHNPEKEINRIRSKKWEVTAATPPPIVHGPAKVLSIEDSLKLQQDYNLRLKEINAQHAAEKLTALEGIKMEKLPEDTSKFGTYREADSDDSEADPEGSDLDVHDEEPERGGVVFTVMK